Below is a genomic region from Helianthus annuus cultivar XRQ/B chromosome 2, HanXRQr2.0-SUNRISE, whole genome shotgun sequence.
aatttgtatgtttagtatgttaagattatttgtacaagaactttaccctagtTATAAAAGTCAGGGGTTACGCGGTTTTGATTTTAGTGTAAAGTGTAAACAGATTTGTGTAGTTTCAGGTTAAACTCGTGAACATATTTAGGCATAGCTAAATGGGTCTTGTTCGTGTCAGTTTTGCTGGTTTTTGGATTGACCCGTTTATTTTTTTAGTTCTTTTAAAATGTGTTCTATCTCAAATATTAATCTGATTGTATTTTTAGTCAAAGCTTACAAATTAAAACCGAAAACAAAATATAATTTCGCACGTTCGAGCCGCGAAACCCCAAAACCGACCAGTAGAATAAAAATTAAACAGGGAAAAACTTCAGTAGTTTTTTGATGCAGAAATTTTCTAAATGTAGCATCCCAAATCCCATGTTGGACCGCACATAAAGCTGATCAATGATTAGAAATCATGAATGATTTCAGGTATTCAATTGAATTTAAGATTAGAATTCGGTTGAATAGGTTCCTAACAGAATTTTTCAAACACATGGTACTCGTAACTTGGTTAGTCATAGCTGCAGGACTGGTTAAAACCAGAATCGAACCAAGGTCTTTTGGTCCGGTTCTCGATTCTCCTATTCTCCTTATTACAGTTCCGGTTAAGGTCCGGGTCGGTCTGGTTTGAACTGATAATCACCCATGGTGAACATGACACGTTTAATATTGTAACAAAGATATAATATGTTTCTAGAAATGGTTAGCATCTttattaataatatatagttttaaaGATTTGATGCTATTAATATTAGATAAAATATTAAATTCAGATCTACCTCACGAGCCAACAAGGCCCCCCCTCTTGTGCCCACGCCCTTCTCCACAACACATAGTCTTATATCAGGTATGGGTTATTGTCTTGTTTTTGTTACGtagcttcttttttttttcttttttctttttttacttttatcTACAGAACAATATACTTTTAACTAAAAATACACTGTATAAACAATACTCAGTTGTAGTAGTTCTTTGAGTATACTTTAATTCTATACAATTATCACCCCTAGAAAAAAtagaaatttaaaaaataaaaatgggaAGAAAAACATGATTTGGAAAACAAAGAAAAAGTCAATATACAATTAACACTTTTGACAATTCCATTATATCTTATACAACAAAAATAGGGGAAAATTCCTCCTGTAATTTGGTCCTGTTTCTATGAACCCAAAAATCTACAACTTAACAATATCCTACAAATCCTAACATTCCAACACTTACAACTAACCTGAACTCTCACACGAGCTCCCAAAATTTGTCGACAAATCATGAACCGAAAGCCTAATTATGTTGCACCCGGACAAGTCAACACATTCTTGTAAATCTGCATCACACGCTATTAAAACCCATTCATGATCATCATCAAGATACTTTACATCGAATGTACCCACATCCAACTTCAGCCTCTTTGCAACTTCTTCTTTCAGTGTGAATATACCCGAGTTTGCAGCCAAACGAAACCTGATTATATCTTCTTTGTAACTCGCCTTTATCGTTATTGTTTTTGTTTCCGGCCTGGCTGTGAAAGGTTGTGCATTTGGAGCAAGTTCTTGTACCTTTTCAAGAGGCTCTGTGACTGGACAAAGGCTTGTTAAATCATGTGAGCTTCCGGCATCCGCGGTTAACATTCCTCTAAATGGTTTTGCGGTTTCTTCTGTTATCGCGACACATTTTTTATTATGAGAAACAATTTAATTTACGATTGGAAAAGAATATGTTATAGAAAGCGTTACCTTGGCAGGATCTTTGAGAATTTGGACTACCGATACTGGTTTCTCGGCTGCCAGATGTTTGAATGGTTGGACCTTGATTGTTCTTTGGACAATGGTCAAATGGTTTGGACCATGGTGAGCCGTGTTGGTTAGTTGGTGAACCATTTGGAGCCGTTGGCGAAAATGGGGAGTCAACGCCAAGTGGGAGTTGGGTGGCTGTCAACGAAGGAAGAGTGAACGTTCCTTCACCACCTTGTACCGACTCAATCACTCGTTTTAGCTTTGTAAGCGAGCGGTTAACCTTGTtaatcttacgagatggccatcTTGAGATCCCATGTTGTCGGCATATTCGTTTCATTGTAGTTGGGCAAACTGCAAAATCAATAATTAATATGAAATGTGAAGGAATATAGCGAAATAAGTAAAAGAATGTATAAACATACCACCGAGATTCTTTGCAGCGTCTTTAAGACTTCCAGCAAAATGTTGTTGAAGAACCTCGAAACTAATCGATTTCTCCGCTTTCCCTCGTTTCTTTTCTGATTTTTTGTTTGTTTCAACCGATTTACCATAATTTCCATTGATTGCATTTGGTCCCATAATCAACGGCCCTCCATTAGATATTCCAGATTCAGATATGCCTGAATCAATAGCATCACCATTCACAGACGCTTTAATACTTTCAACAAATCTACCGTCTTCCCCTATTTCTTCACCGTTAGCAACCTTAAGACTACGAAAATGCTGCTTCATTGAAGTCAACAACGATCCCAACATCGTTTGTTGATCTTTACAGTCAACCATATTCGGAGGAAGAAAGAACTCCAGTATATAATCATCATCACCCGTGTGGCTACTTTTCAAACAAATCGCAAAAGATCCAACTAACCCGAACAAACGTGCATAATGCACCAACGGGTATTCTGTTTTGCCAAAATGCGTTATATTTTCGCAAAAACACGAACTACGAGTCACAAAAGCCCGTCCAGCTACCCCTTGACCCTTTTGTAGGTGATGTTCAGCACACGCCTCACGAAATCCCCACATGTGAGCGTCAACAACGTAAAACGCTACATCAGTCGTTGACATGCATACTTGACCCATACAACTTCCATCGAAACTACTGCAACTTTTCTTCAACCCACCACCATAGGCTAGGACACTTCGGTGTCTGCATGGGACCCACGTTTGAGCCAACGGGAAATTATAAGTCTCGCAAACTGCTGTGATTACCTCCAGGATTTCGGCTAAGGCTTGTTGTCGACTTTCATTACATATCTGTATTACAAACAACATCAAGCGCATAATTAGAATAACGTAAACCAaagaaaaggaaaataaaagaaTTAACAATTATAATATCTTACTGCTTGCCTGAGTATTCGGAGAATCCAATATATTTGAACTTTTTAAATTTACCGCCTGCAAAACTGAAACTTTATTACATACTTCTCAAACAGATATTTTTAATTTATAgcgttgtaaaaatcccgactagccTCTGATTAATTACTAGTCAGAGGTTCACCGAGTAATTTTTATCTAATCGGACGATTAATCAGTAAGCAGTTAACAGTTGTCAAATCCAGTCCTAATTGGCCAAAAATTGGTGGCAGTCTAGTGATTCCGGCCAAATTCTTGACCAAAACCGGTAAATTCTGGCAATTAATCCTATCTACTTGAAAATATGGGTCGAATAAACATAAACTTACAATTACATATACAGAAAAAAGTGTGACAACCAACCTCGAGTGCTTTGCAGACTTTATCAACCTCCGAAGCATAATTTATTTTCTGCGAAGTCAATATCAACTCAAGCACACCAACACACGATTGCCCCAAAGGTTCAAACACAGGCAAAGCCAAGGTTCCACGAACGTTATAACTCAAAGCATAATTAAGCCGTTGGTATTCTTTATCCGAATAAAACTGAACATTCGGAGTCCATTCTGGAAGCTTATGTTTAAAAACCCGACCTGGAAGCCCAAGAACTCCATCAGTTTCGTCATCAAGTGAGAACGTGTACATCAAAGAAGCCATTCTGTACTGATGAAGCCCGGTGCAGTTTGGGTCAAGAACAAAAGGTTGACCAGATGTTGTGAGGACAGTACGGCCCTTGTTCTTAACCGGAGCCCAGACTTGAGCGAGGACATGCTTTTCACCCAATTCTATAAAGTAACGAAGTGCCATTGTCATCCGTTCCTTGATTATACATGTTGCATCTTGATATTCGAATGTGTTCACTTCCAAAGTTGGCATTGGTAGCCGCCTTTTTAGATCGTTGTTTGATGGTTTTCTGGTTACTTGAGCAGGGTTACATGTGTCTGGtccaaaacaaaataaaaaggttaCATTTATTTTATCTTTTAGTTATTCAACACTCGATATCTTGAAATAACGAAACTTGTTAACTATACGAAAGATCAACATTTGAACTAGTTAAGATCTGTTGACCACCAATTTACCAAAGTGAACATTGACCAAATTAATTCAACCATAAACATTGACTTAAAAACCAATAAAAAAAGGCAAGTGTTATGTTCTATTAGTTTAGAAAGTCAATTGTTTGTGATGAATATACTTTGGTCAATGTTCATTTTTGTAGATGTACTGGTGAACAACTGAACATTTCTATTTTGGTTATTTTTCGGTAAATTTATTATGTTTTCATCTTCTACTTTAATGTTCTACAAACTCATTCCTATATTTTCACTGCTGCGCCTAGCAGAGCCGCTCGAGGAACCACTGCTGTTTCCACTACAACAGTCGGGTCCAACATGTTAGTGTGAATCTCACCCAAAACCCATGGTTCAACTCAGTGTCTTCAGCTGCAGTCGGGGCGTCCCACCACCAGGGACGGTAACCATCTTCCCAATCCGATCGCACTATATTTTTCTACCAACATATGCATACCGGACCCACATATCAATATCAATACTATTGTTAGTTTGTTAAAAAGAACATAATAGCTGATATGCATCTTTACTAGATTAGACAGTTTTGATTCATGTTCAAATATGGATTCAACAAAACTTGTTTTTACTCTCTTAGCTCAACTTCTACACCTTAAGCAGTCTTACTATCCCGATTTCCGTTATTTTCATGTGGCGAAACCAAGGGAGGGGTCAAGAGGGTCCGGTGACCATTCAccaaattttattaaattttcaTATGTAAAATCTTTTTCTTAATAAAAAGTTGGACCCCAAGAGAACAACCTTACAATAACCAACTAAATTGAATGGCCGGAATCTCTCAACAATTATTGTTTTCTGATTGACAAGATCCACAACACCATCATCACATATTCCACTAAATAATTCAATCTTATCAAACCAGATC
It encodes:
- the LOC110939942 gene encoding protein NLP7, with the protein product MPEEVVEQHDNRFNSMFTMDLDLDGSWTFDQIFFSDPSPPSFILSAAADQTYSPLWAFSDDNANVNDSDGRLAGSATWTCSGVVSDTCNPAQVTRKPSNNDLKRRLPMPTLEVNTFEYQDATCIIKERMTMALRYFIELGEKHVLAQVWAPVKNKGRTVLTTSGQPFVLDPNCTGLHQYRMASLMYTFSLDDETDGVLGLPGRVFKHKLPEWTPNVQFYSDKEYQRLNYALSYNVRGTLALPVFEPLGQSCVGVLELILTSQKINYASEVDKVCKALEAVNLKSSNILDSPNTQICNESRQQALAEILEVITAVCETYNFPLAQTWVPCRHRSVLAYGGGLKKSCSSFDGSCMGQVCMSTTDVAFYVVDAHMWGFREACAEHHLQKGQGVAGRAFVTRSSCFCENITHFGKTEYPLVHYARLFGLVGSFAICLKSSHTGDDDYILEFFLPPNMVDCKDQQTMLGSLLTSMKQHFRSLKVANGEEIGEDGRFVESIKASVNGDAIDSGISESGISNGGPLIMGPNAINGNYGKSVETNKKSEKKRGKAEKSISFEVLQQHFAGSLKDAAKNLGVCPTTMKRICRQHGISRWPSRKINKVNRSLTKLKRVIESVQGGEGTFTLPSLTATQLPLGVDSPFSPTAPNGSPTNQHGSPWSKPFDHCPKNNQGPTIQTSGSRETSIGSPNSQRSCQEETAKPFRGMLTADAGSSHDLTSLCPVTEPLEKVQELAPNAQPFTARPETKTITIKASYKEDIIRFRLAANSGIFTLKEEVAKRLKLDVGTFDVKYLDDDHEWVLIACDADLQECVDLSGCNIIRLSVHDLSTNFGSSCESSG